A stretch of DNA from Carettochelys insculpta isolate YL-2023 chromosome 7, ASM3395843v1, whole genome shotgun sequence:
aaataATCTGGCACGTTTTGCACCCCCAGAAAGAGCGTCATGCACCCACTGCTTTAGAttcttattacctaataaatctcTTGGGTAATTGTTGCATATAGAATCTAGAACGAAAGACATGATTTTCAAGCATTTTTTAACTGCGAGGCAAATCAATTGTGGTGTGCTTTTGTAGAGCAAAATTCACCATAGCTAGTTCATTTTGTATAGTTTCTTCTTACAGCACTTTCAGTTCTATATTAAccttcttgctgctgctgacaTTATCTGtttgtccatccatccatcacaAAGCAATCACTTAGCAAAGCACTCTGGGAAGCCATGTTCCATGGGGTAATTAACATATTGGGAAATGTCCTATGTGTTATTTTTAGTCAATGGACATAGAAAATGAACCCTATCCTTAATTCATGCTAATGGGTGTCTATAGATCTATCAatgtatataatttttttaatcatttcTAAACTAGAAAATGACAGATGGAGAGATCTCAGCAGGAGGTGTCCACTTCAGATTGAGCAACCTAGCACCAACATCTGGGACTGTCTACCTGATAAAAGTGAGGATGGCTCCATCTGGCAAAGAGAGGCAGTGAACACATGTTCTGTGACCAACTTGATCAAAGACCTCAGTCTTAGTGACCACAATGGTAACCCATCAGCACCTCCCAGCAAACGCCAGTGCAGGTCACTCTCTTTTTCTGACGAAATGTCTAGCTGCAGGACATCCTGGAGGCCTTTAGGGTCAAAGGTATGGACTCCTGTAGAAAAGAGACGGTGTTATAGTGGGGGAAGTGTCCAGCGCTACTCCAATGGCATCACCACCATGCAGCGGAGTTCAAGTTTTAGCCTTCCTTCAAGATCAAATACGCTTTTCTCATCATATGACCAGTCTGGATTGAGCAGCAAGTTTGGATGTCAGCCATGGCAGGGTCTGAGGAGGTCAACCACCTATGGACAGGCAGGTGACATCTGGGGCTACGATCACAATTTGGTAGATGTTACCCAAATGGACATGCAGAGGTCCCTCTCCTATTCACATGATCAGTTTTCCTCTTCGGAATATTGTGCGCCCTCAGCAAACAGCACTCCTGCCTCAACACCTGAGCTGGAGAGACGCTCCAATGGGCTGTCCCGAAGCCGATCACAGCCATGTGTCCTTAATGACAAGAAGGTTGGAGTTAAACGACGACGGCCTGAAGAGGTTCAGGAGCAAAGACCGTCACTGGACCTTGCCAAGATGACCCAGGTAAGACATACTTATGTCACTAATAGGCTCACATGGGTGGCACAGATATTTACAGAAAATAATTAAACATTTACATGTGGACAGAACACAATACTGAATAGGCAGCACCAATACAGGATAATGATTCAGTCAACAGAAGCCTGAATTTTAATTGTTTCCATGTGAGCTAAAATTCATTTTGTTCTGGCTCAGAATCTTCATAAAATAGCTGTGATTGTTATGGAGAAGTTTGTTCCTTTTAATTAGAGCAGAAAACTAATCCCTCTCCAGCTGGATTAGTAGCCTTCTTCTTTTCAaaccttccttttttttccccctgcacatTGAGGCCCGCAGCACACCTTAGAAATATTTCCTCACCATATGTATTTCCatcataaataaattttaaagtaGAATTTATGTAGCAAATGTTAGGGAAGAGGACTCAGAGATCCAGAGCGTGCTGGAGGAACTGTGAAAGCAACATCCATGGTATTCAGCACTAATTTTATCACTTGTTGAATTCTCAGTGGTAAGGACTACACGAGCTGTTAGCCGTGTATACAAGCAGTCTCGACTCCTTGTACTTTTCCACTCTGGAGATGTAATCATGTTTTATTTTCAGGTGCAAACATAGGGCAAAACTTTCTTCCTCAATCTGCAGTATGAATCCACAATGCAGATAAGAGATGTGAAGCAAGTATCTGCGAGGATTTTGGTCTGTAGTCTGTGTCATTCAAGATCCAATTATGTGATATTGGCTTTTAAAAATGGGTGACAACGAatcaaaatgaaaggaaatatgAAAAACAGTTCCAGAAGCAATTTCATTTTGCATATGGAAAGTTTTCCATAACCACAGTTTTATGATTCAGGTTTCCAATGCCAATACTAAACTCTGTGTTAACACCAGCTCTGTGTGATACAGAGATAAATTTGGGTCTAAAAatctcatggattttttttttcaagagtaAGGTATAAACCAGTCTGTCCTGGTCAAATTCCCAATTTTCTTATTACATTCTGCCTGCTAAAAATTTCCCCTAAAATTTCAGCTGGGTACAATATTCTCCTTCACTCTCTGTTTTGTAATGTTACTATTAAACAGCTGTTGCATTTCAACCCAGAGATGACTGCATTTCAGTAGTATATTGCATAATAAAGTGCAGTTTATTGTTAATAATAAAACTAGTGACATCTTCTAAGCAGGTACAGTTGAGAAATAGAGTTGCAAATTTTCTTTCCTTCCCATCACCCAATGCAATGACTTTTGATGTTATAAACGtggtttttttttagaaaaatatgaATATTTGTGACATGTTATGCTTATATGGTTCAGTGATTGCTTGAATGAGTTCATTTGTGTGTGAGGAAGTGCTTAGTCTGTCCTGTTCCAGAGAAGcttaaatgattaaaaaaaaaggtcagaaAACAGCATCCTTGGGTGATGCACTGTGATCTCCATTTTGCAAACTGTTTCAGTTTATAGTTAACACAGTTAGCTTATTTTATTAGCTAATAAGATGGATAGGTAATAAAAGCGACTTACACATATTGTTATATTTTATTAGCCACAAGTTGAAATAACATGACTGGTATCACTGAAGGCCTTTTCATTTCCTTGCATTGGTAGAACAATATATAGTTTTGTATATTTGTGCCCACATACGTAGTTTACCTCATGAGGTCCAGGCTATCTGCAAGCGAGTGGCGATGTAGGTGTTAACTGTGGTAGGAAAGGGCTGCTGTGACTGAAAACACTTCTAGTGTTGGCTCATTGTTCATCAGCAAGCCTCAAGGCACGTTAAAGGTCCCTAACAGTGGGCAGCAGGGAATTTGTAATTCCTTCAGGGGTAGGGAGCCTTGGGGTAAACGACTGCTGTAGGATTTGGAATAACTCTGGGGATTTATAAcgacaaagaggaagccgtgctagtctatacactatcaaaacaaaaagcagtcaagtagcactttaaagactagcaaaatggtttattaggtgagctctcacctaataaaccatgttgctagtctttaaagtgctacttttctgggGATTTATGATTCCTGAAAGAGAGAGGGCTGGCTCGTGCGACCTTAGTATGGATGAGCACTTATTCTCACAAAGTACAAGTCTCACTTGCTTCCACAGCACTCCTCCCCTGAGGGAGGATTGCACAGTCTGGTTGTAACTAAAGACTGAGGCAAATATGTACTGCAGAGAAGACGGCATGACTGCTGCGCAGCTGAAAAAGTTTTTATCTGGCGCTACTGTGTCTCTCGTGCTCTcttatttttttctaataaaaagCAGAACAGGGGCCCAGCCATGCTACCTTCCAGCCATATAGCTACCTTCCAAGCCTGGTCCTTGagcccagcctctccctctcaGGCTGGGGCCTGCTCAGGAATTTAAATTTAACCCCTTTTGGAGGGGCACATTCAGTGCTCTCACCCAGGAgctctctctcctcaccccaTCTGGCCCATGGAGGAGCTCACCTTTTCTCCGCTTTTCCAGGAGCTGGCTGTTCTCTCCTTCCACTCCTCTccacctctggccctggcaggagCCTGCTCTACCCTATGCCCCTGATGGTTAATTAGGGGTGCCTCTGCTTGACACCCCCCCCATGCACAACCCTACACTCAGGTGGTGGTGCTAATggctgctgcagaggcagcagtgaactCCACACAGAGGAAGCCCTTGTGTAGAGAACCCTGGGCTGATTGCGGAACATCCTTGTTATGGTTCGGAGGGGGCCTTGTGAGCTGGCACAGGCAGGGACTATCGTGCCATTACCAGAGGCTCTGAAGGTACAGGAATGATGTGCAGGAAGTCTGGGGTGGGCAGCTAAGAGTCTTGGAAGCACATTCTCCGAAACTGGCAAAGTGACCACAGCCCAGAAATTGGAGCTCACATTGGGAAAAATCCAATTTTCAGCTACCTTTTACTTAGTCCCTTTGTGCCAAATAGCAGAATAAACTGATTCCTTTTGCAGAAGCTTCTCTAAGTTCCACTTCAGCCACAGCTGCCTCTATTTCTGCGTGACAGTGAATGAGACACTACTTTGGTTGATGGAGAGGTATAAATATGCCTCCAGTGACAAAGACCTTTCAGATCTTGAGGGCCCTAATACCCCACAGTGTGGGAAGGGGGGTGAGATTCGTTTAAAAAGATGGCAAACAAAAGTTACATTACATACTGAAAGAGGAGACTTTAAAGGCCATTTTTTCAAATCTACATACCCATGTCTAGTGAAAAGTAAATTATAATAATATCCCGTGCAGCTGATCTCCCTTGTATCTAATCAGGTTTAAGTCCCTGGATGCAGTCTATGGTATTTAAACTCACATGGAGCTGAATGTGTTTTATAAGCCCAAAACATTTTGAATTTCTGACCTGCGGAACAAAATAATAGTGAAAAAGAATCGCAATGAAATGAAATGCGACACCCTGGTTGTCTGGCTATCCTATTCTGAGCACAGTTTCCACACACTAAAGGTTTCTCTCTTCTGAGCTTGGTTCCCACGATGGAGCCCAGCTGAAGGGGAACAGTATATCTGACAGTAACCAATACTGAAAGGTGCAGTGTTCCTGCAGCCTGTGGAGGTCTGCAGGCTCCTGCTGTGCAGGATAATGCTGCACAATAAAAATCCTCTGCTGAAATGGGTAACTGCATTTTTATGACCACACGACCCCCTCTCCCTGACCTTGTGTTGTTTTTTGTGTGATCTTGCCATCTGGATGGAATGAACTAACTAAAATAATCCAAAGTAATTTCCAAAATAATGGAAAAcccaatattttgaaatgttacAAGGATCCATTCAAGAAGTGGAGCCTCTGTGTAACTGTAGTTATAGACACTCTGTTTCACAGCAGAAGTTGTTCTAAAGCATTGCAAGGAATTGGTCCCCTTCCTCAGATTCATGTACAAAGTGCTTTCATTTAAAGTTCACTAATAGCTCCTTGCTATAAAAATACCTTTGGCCTGTTGCTTTCTGGGCGTAGCTGCAGCACCCTGAAAATGGACACAATATGCTTTACAGTAGGGCTGGGCTTAAACCAAGCATTTATTTATAGCATCAGATTTTTACAGCTCCAGAAGCATGATCAGTATTTTTCCTTCTCCATGCTGCCCTGTAAACTGTGGTGACTGTATTTTTTCTCTGATTCCATAAGTAACATGTTAATCGAGAAAATGGTCACACAGGACTGTGCTTAGGGCTTTTGAAATGGTGATGACAATGCAGCGGTGTCACGGATGGAGGACAAGaaaagatgctcttttggatAAGGCACTGCACTCAGTCAGAAGAGATGGCCTCTCTCTCCAGTTCTGGCAGTCTTTGTGTGTTACCATAAGCAAACTACTTCACCTTTCTGGGGCCATGTTTCCTCACAGGGTGATTGTGCAATCAAATTCAGCCGTTTTTGGAAAGCACAGTCTGATTCTTGGGATAAAAGGCATTAAAGAGACATAGAATATGTCacatcaggaaaaaaatctgcatacaAGGAGTCCTGTGTTAGGCTGGTTTTTGCATCCTGTCTTGTTTTGTGCTTGGGTAACTTGGCATGCAGTATTTTCACAGCGTCCCACTCTTGGTCTGTTCTATGCTAAATGGGTTCTGCGGCACTCATCACAGAGGATAAAACAGATATCCACACAGACCTCACTGCTGCATGCATACCTGAGCTGGGCTTGCAAAGGCCACCTGAGAACAGTGAGCTTGTTTTATCCAAGTACTTGGGTATGCCAACATGAGCATGCCCAAAATACCCCATCAGCAACCTCAAAAGGAGAGGAGGGTACTCAGATTGTGGTAGGAGGTGCTCAGGAACTTTCAGGATCAGacccagagggagagagagcgcgCCTCGGATGCAAATCATACCATATGCCTCTGTTATGATTGAATTTGTTGCAAGAGCAGCTGTTGAATGAATAGAGGGATCAAAGAACTGATAATTATTTGTATTCCTTGGGTTATTCTGAGAGTCTCCACAGCAGCCTCCAAACTCCTCCATCTTGAGCAGGGTTTTGGACATTATGTGGCGAGCAGAAAATGATTTGTACAAAGCCCGAGGAAAGGAGATTTGCAGGGATCAAAGGGGGTTGCCCAGAAAGTGGGTAGGGGTCAGAACTGACTAGACCTGACCATCAAGGGCTATTACTAGTTTGTTATACCAGCCCATTGGACATCATAGGAGAACCTCGGACCAGTTGGTGCCGTGTTCGGCAGTTTGAAAGCTACAAAAGGAAACAGGTATAAGACCCAAATCTCTTTGACTGTGCTTTTATTCATTAACATTCGCACTGCAGTTTTCTCATTGCAAtggtctggggtttttttttgttgtcttgAGTCTGTACATATTGAAAGCCTGTCTTGTGTTCTTTCTAACTATCAGGCTGAGAGAGTATAGAAAATGAAAGTGTAACTGATTGCCCCAGCCTACTCAGTGAGCCCTGGAACAGCTGCCTGGCTAAGCTGTAAATACCGTGTCAGTAATTGTTGATGGCCTGTGTGAAGTAAATAGGGGCATGCTGTAAAAACAGGAAAGTAGAGAATATGTCATCTTTCTTAGCCCATTATTTTGTATTAAAATGTGTTAGGCTGCTAAGAAAATTAAGAGACCCATTGAGCTGCAGGTCTctgtgtgtgctgtgctgtttgcTGTGGCTTTATGAATTACCCTGCCAGAAGCTGTCGGTGCTGTTACCGCATAATCTTCCTAAGGTCGTGGTGATCATGAACTCTGCAGCTTCAATCTCCTGTTACAAAAATTAATGAGTTTATCTTTGAAAATGCCAATgaagcaattttttaaaaggcTCTTCGCAATTTCCTGCTCTTTAATTGTTGTCCATTTGCAGTTGAAGATTTCCTAGGAGGGAAAAGCCACTGAAAAAAGGGAGAAGCAGTATGGCAGATTACACAGTGTCTTCCTTATGTCGGCTAAAAAAAGAAATCCCACTTCCTGTGCTTTCTACGCAAGTGCTGAAACGGAACGCCAGCGAGGGTTGCCCCCCCCCCaagattgtcctggagtctctaggaattaaagattaatctttaattaaagattatgtcatctGATGAAACTTCCAGGAATGTGTCCAACAAAAGTTGGCAACCCCTAAGCTCCACCTCTAATACACAAGCAGTCTGGCAACCAAAGTCCTTTGGGAATTGGCGATGGGGAGACTTAGTGCCTGGCTTCATGAAGCCAATGTGTGTCCTTCTCTTGGCTCAGCTCATATACAAGTTCTCAAGGAAAGGCTGGAGTGTGCAGGCCCAGGTTCTCAAAGAGAAAGGAGAGAGCTCTGCCCTGTAAGGGAGGGAGGTTGGTTTTGTGGATCGGCAGAGAAGGGCAACTGGCTTCCATTCACAGCTTTGTTGCAAGATtcctgtgaccctgggcaagttacTCCTCCTTGGATAAAACAAATATAATGCTTTCCTCCCTTGCAGGGCATTGGGAGAAGTCCATGAGCATTTGACAGAGGCTCAGCTATGACCAGTGTTGGGGGCTGTTGAAGCCAATAGATTGCTATTTCAGAGTCACAACAGAAAGGGGGACTCCACAGTCACTACTGGGCTAAGGTTGCAGGCCAAACTGTTGCTTTCCTATTTGATTGCTGGTGATACAAGACCAGTTTATTTAGTTGTAAATGTTTCACTCTGAAAGCTTTTGGGAataggagctgggaggaggaacACAGACCCTGAAAGTCTGTTTTTGTGGCTTTCTTCCAGTTGACCCACCCCATTAGCCTACATCCTGTAATACAAATGCCTCTTAGTTTTTAAATCAGTGCCTAATAGGTATTTAGAAAAGGCAGCAGTTAATACTGATCATTTATCTCCAAACCTTCCAGTCAGCTCCTGTTACTCTATAGAGTTCTCTCTCAGCTGCTGGAGGCTCTGCAGGCATGGCTGAAGGCTTTCAACTTGGCTCTGCTCTTTCTCTGAGGATTTAAACTTTAAAATGTTTGAACCTGGAGCTGGGATAATATACTGCATCCTTTAACCCAATTCTTCATGTTTATTTCAGTTTTAGCAAAGCGCAAAATGTAAACAAGAAGGGCGGTGGCTGGCTTTTCTCCCAGTTTCTCCAACAGTTAGGGGCTGTCAACATTTAGGGTCTGAAGCCACCCACATTttagggtacagctacacttgGTGGGGGTCGATTTTcctgggttcaatttagtgcctAGTGGGGCCATGCTAAATTACCCCATCAGAGTGTCACCGTTGACCCTGATACTCCTCACTGtagcgaggagtaagggaagttggtgggagagtttctcccgttgacctcctgctgtgggggctgcaggaaaaatcaatttataatacgttgactccagctactcaattcacatagctggagttgtgtatcttaaattgatttttttcagtgtaatgtagacctggccttattcggggcctccaaagcagttgcagaaGGACTTCAATGGGTGGCCCAGCAACCACAAGAGAGCACTGAGAGTTGCTTGCACCGTCCTCATTTGATGTGTGCATGGGAGAAGGAAAGTTAAGAATGCCCCCACCTAGGGTCACCATTGCTTTGGAGCCAATTCCGTCCATTCTGACCTGTTCAGAGTGATGGAAGATGCCAAATGGGGGTTGGAGGTTTGGGGGTGCAGAGAGGAAAAATGTGGAACATCCATGACTCCTGCAGGGATGCCCTCAATTgcttccctctgtgaggatagAGATAGAAAAGCTGGAGGGCGTTCCTAGCAGTGAAAGGCTTCCAAATTAAAACTGTATGGGGGAGGAACACTGGATCCATGCTAGTTTAGATATTTCAAACCTCCGGCAAATTTAACGCTTTACTTCCTACTCAGgagctgtgactttttttttttttttttttgttcttgcagctgcagcagcaaatgTTGATGGAGATTTCCTTCGTCACTTTTTGTTTTGCAGCATTGTTCTAACCCTGACATTACATGGTCTGGGACACTAAAATCACAGTAGCACA
This window harbors:
- the FAM53B gene encoding protein FAM53B, translated to MPMHDFITMVMIFTKTLENKGDDSMTCRTELHTPKMSQGPTLFSCGIMENDRWRDLSRRCPLQIEQPSTNIWDCLPDKSEDGSIWQREAVNTCSVTNLIKDLSLSDHNGNPSAPPSKRQCRSLSFSDEMSSCRTSWRPLGSKVWTPVEKRRCYSGGSVQRYSNGITTMQRSSSFSLPSRSNTLFSSYDQSGLSSKFGCQPWQGLRRSTTYGQAGDIWGYDHNLVDVTQMDMQRSLSYSHDQFSSSEYCAPSANSTPASTPELERRSNGLSRSRSQPCVLNDKKVGVKRRRPEEVQEQRPSLDLAKMTQNRQTFNSLSCLSTTVDDCTQQNQFCPGVNSPKSWTISPSSLDVMPGRTPACTPVPEPHSNAEECSMSKDDLPWEESDYCATEDEHSRKEDERAPWRNSGTGGENVFQLDGELDIEQIENN